Below is a genomic region from Gemmatimonadetes bacterium SCN 70-22.
GGCGCGGATCGACGACGAGGACGTGCTGATCACCACCGCGGGGGAGGAAGCGCCCCGCATCCGGCCGCGTGTCCGCGAGCACCGTTAGGCGGCGGCCGCGCCGTCGCGGGGTGGGGATGGCGGCGATGGCGGCGGGGGCGCTGGTGCTGATCGCCCTCGTCCCCGGGACGGCGTGGGCGTGGACCCCCGGCACCCACGTCTTCCTGGGCGAGGCGATCCTCCGCTCCGCGTACCTGCTCCCCACCGCGGTCGGCGAGCTGCTCAGCGCCTTTCCGTACGACTTCCTGTACGGCTCCATCGCGGCGGACACGAGCATCGCCAAGAAGTACGCGGCGGCGGGCCGCCATTGCCATTCGTGGATGGTGGGGTTCGACATCCTCGACCGGTCGCGCGACGAGCCGCTGCGCGCATTCTCGTTAGGCTACCTGGCCCACCTCGCGGCCGACGTGGTGGCGCACAACCACTTCGTCCCGCGGCAGCTGGCGGTGACGTCGAGCACCGCCGCCCTCGGGCACAGCTACTGGGAGGTCCGCTTCGAGACCCACCTGGGCGAGCGCTCGGCCCGGCGCGCCCGGGAGCTGATCGTGCTGGACCACACCCGCAGCGATGCGCACCTGGACCGCATCCTGAGCCCGACGATCTTCAGCACGCCCACCAACCGGCGCATCTTCCGGGGCATGGTGCGCGTGTCGGACATGGAGTCGTGGCAGCGCATCTTCCATCTCGCGACCGACTACTCGCGATGGGACCTCCCCGACCTGCAGGTCGGCGCCTACCTCGTGCGGTCGTTCGACTACGTCATCGACCTGCTGAACCGGATGGACGCCGCCGAGCCGTTCACCTTCGACCCGTCGGGCGACCTGCGGCTGCGCCTGGCGAAGCGCGTGCGGCGCGATGCGCTGCGCCTGGGGGGTGAGGACCGGCTGCTGGAAGAGGCGGAGCTGCACTTCGGCATGCCGCCGTCGCCGCTGGCGTACGCGACGACGCTGCCGGCGCCCCTGTACTCCGGGCCGGAGAACGGCGGCGACGCCTCCTCCCGGCCTGCTACGGAGTCGTCGCCGACAGCCTCGCCGCGAGGAGCTGATTGACCTTTCGCGGGTCGGCACGCCCGCCCGACCGCTTCATCACGGCGCCGACCAGGACACCAAGGAGCTTCTTCTCCCCTGCCGCGAGCCGGCGCACCTCGTCGGGGTGCGCCGCCCAGACCTCGTCGACCCAGGCGGCGAGCGCGGCGTCGTCGCTGACCTGCATGAGCCCTTCTCGCTCGGCGAGGGCTCGCGGAGCGCCGCCATCGCGCACCATGATGGCGAAGACCTTCTTGGCGGCGCTGTTCGACACGGCCCCCTCCCGCACCAGCCCGAGCAGGGCGGCGAGCTCCGCGGGGGCCACCCGCAGGGCGGCGATGGGGATGCCCGCATTGTTGAGGTAGGCCAGGACCTCGCCCATGACCCAGTTGGCCGCCGCCTTGCCGTCGCCATGCGCCTGCGCGACCGCCTCGTAGAAATCGGCGAGGGCACGGGTGGCGGTGAGCACGCCGGCGTCGTAGGGCGAGAGGGCGTAGGCCGCCTGGAGGCGCGTGCGCCGGGCCGCGGGGAGCTCGGGGAGGGCGCGGCGTTGTGCCTCGATCCAGTGCTCGGCGAGGAGGAGTGGGGGGAGGTCGGGGTCGGGGAAGTACCGATAGTCGTGGCTTCCCTCCTTGCTCCTGGCGGGACGCACCTCGTGGCGGTCGGCGTCCCACAACAGCGTCTGCTGCACGACCCGCTCCCCCGCCTCGAGCAGCGCGCACTGCCGCTCGAACTCCACGGCGATCGCGCGCTCGACCCCGGCGAAGGAGTTCATGTTCTTGATCTCGGTCTTGGTGCCGAGCGTCGCGCTGCCGTGCGGGCGAATGGAGACGTTGGCGTCGACACGGAGGCTTCCTTCCTCCATGTTGGCGTCGGACACCTCGGTGTACTCGAGGACCTCCTTGAGGCGGACGCAGTATTCGCGCGCCTCGGCGGGGGTCCGGATGTCGGGCTCGGAGACGATCTCGACGAGCGGCGTGCCGGCGCGATTGAGGTCGATGGCGGTGGCAGAGGGGAAGCGGTCGTGCACGGACTTCCCGGCGTCCTCCTCCATGTGGGCGCGCGTGATCCCGACGACGCGCGGGGCGCCGTCATCGGCCGTGCCGATGACGAGGCGGCCGCCGGTGGCGAGCGGCTGGTCGAACTGCGAGATCTGGTAGCCCTTGGGGAGGTCGGGATAGAAGTAGTTCTTGCGGGCGAAGACCGAGGCCCGGTGCACGGTGCAGTCCAGCGCCAGGGCGGCCCGCACCGCCAGCTGCACCGCGTGGGCGTTGAGGACGGGGAGCGCGCCGGGGAGGGCGAGGCAGACCGGGCAGGTGTTGGCGTTGGGGGGGGCACCGAACTCGGTGGAGCAGGGGCAGAAGATCTTGCTCCGGGTCTTGAGCTGGACGTGCACCTCCAGCCCCACCACGAGCTCGTAGCGCGGGTGCCACGACGCGGCCATCAGCGGGTCCCCCCGACGCCCAACGCCCGCTCCAGGGCATAGGCGACCGCCAGCATCGCCGCCTCGCCGAAGGGTGGCGCGATGACCTGCGCCCCGACAGGGAGCCCCTCGACGCGCCCCGCCGGGACCGACATCGCCGGAACGCCCGCCAGGTTGGCGGTGACGGTGAAGATGTCGCTCATGTACATCTCGTAGGGGTCGCTCACCGCCCCGAGGGGGAACGCGGGGGTCGGGGTGGTGGGGGTGAGGAGGGCGTGCACGCCCGAGGCGAAGACGCGGGTGAAGTCGCGGGCGATGAGCCGGCGCACCTCCATCGCCTTGCGATAGTAGGCATCGTAGTAGCCGGCCGACAGGACGTAGGTGCCGAGGAGGATGCGCCGGGTGACTTCGGCGCCGAAGCCGCGCGAGCGCGTGGCCTCGTACATGGCGTGCAGGCCGTCTCCCGTCAGGCGCAATCCGTAACGCACGCCGTCGAAGCGCGCGAGGTTGGACGACGCCTCGGCGGGGGCCACGATGTAGTAGGCGGGGATCGCGAGCTCGGTGTGCGGGAGCGAGACGTCGCGGATCTCGGCGCCGGCGTCGCGCAGGGCATCGCACGCGGCGTCGCAGACGGCGCGCACGCGCGGGTCGAGCGTGTCGGGGAAGTACTCGCGCGGGCGGCCGATGACGACCCCGCGCATCGAGGCCGCGGCCGCGGCGCGATAGTCGGGGACCGGGACGTCGAGGCTCGTGGCATCGCGCGGGTCGGGGCCGGCGATGGCCTGGAGGGCGAGCGCGGCGTCGTCGACGGTGCGGCCGAAGACGCCGACGTGGTCGAGCGACGAGGCGAAGGCCACGAGCCCGTAGCGCGAGACGCGCCCGTAGGTCGGCTTGATCCCGGTGATCCCGCAGAAGGCGGCCGGCTGGCGCACGGACCCGCCGGTCTCCGAGCCCAGCGCGATGGGGACGAGCCCGGCCGCCACCGCGGCGGCCGACCCGCCGGACGACCCCCCGGGCACGCGGTCCGGGGCGACGGGATTGCGCGTGGGACCGTAGGCCGAGTGCTCGGTCGAGGAGCCCATCGCGAACTCGTCCATGTTCGTCTTGCCGACGACGATCGCGCCCGCGTCTCGCAGGCGCCGCACCGCGGTGGCCTCGTAGGGGGAGACATATCCCTCGAGGATGCGCGACCCGCAGGTGGTGGCGAGGTGCTCGGTGGCGAGGTTGTCCTTGATGGCAACGGGCACGCCGGCCAGCGCCCCCACGCCCGTCCCGCGCGCCACGGCGGCGTCGACCGCCTCGGCGCAGGCCCGCGCCCATTCGTGGTCGTGCCAGAGGACGATGTTGAGGGCGTCGCGGCCGGCGCCGACCGTGGCGCCGCGGTCGAACGAGGCGTCGGTGGCGTGGAGCGCCGCGGCGTCCCCGGCCGCCACCCGGTCGCGCAGCGCCGCCGCCGTCAGCCGCAACAGCTCGGCGCTCACGATTCCCCCGCCGCGTCCTCGTGCGTCGACAGCCGCGGGACGAGGAAGAATCCGTCCCGCATCTCGGGGGCGAAGCCCTCGCGCGGTCGCGCCAGGGGGAGCGGCGGGCCGCCATCCGGGCGCAGCGGCATGCCCTGGCCATCGGCACGGGCATGGAGGTCGATCGCCGAGGTGTCGACCGTGGCGAGGACGTCCATGTGCGCGAGGATGCCGTTCAGCTCCACGGCGAGCAGGTGAATGCGATCCGGCTCCAGCCCCAGGCGCGCCAGCGCGGCGACGTGGCGCACATCGTCATCGGTGACGGCCATCACTCCACTCCGCGCTCGAGTCCGGCGTACGCGACCACCAGGCGCTTGCGGCCGACGGTGTCGTCATCGAAGTCGATGGTGACCTTCGCGTCGCGTCCGCTCCCGGAGAGCTCGGCGATCGTCCCTTCCCCGAATTTCGCGTGCCGGACGCGCACCCCGGGCACGAAGATGGGGGCGTCCTGGGAGACGTCCTCGTCGGCGGGGGGGCGCGAGGCGGGACGCGAGACGGGGGTGCCGGGGCGACGCTCGGACGGCGTCGGCCGGTCGCCGAGCCAGTCGTTCCGTCCCGGTGCGGCGCCGAAGCGCAGCGCCGAGTCGCCGAACCGCGGCGCGCCGTAGGCGGAGTCGTCGTCGCCGAGCCGCCCGCTGCCGCGCAGGCGCACCGTGGCGCGCGAGCGGACCAGCGACTTCGGCAGCTCGCGCACGAACGATGAGGGAATGGTGCCCATCATCTCCCCGTTGCGGCGACGGCTGCGCGCGTGGGTGATGAAGAGGACCTCTTCCGCGCGGGTGATGCCGACGTAGAAGAGGCGGCGCTCCTCCTCGAGGAGGGCGGGCTCCTCGCGTGCCCGTGCGAGCGGGAAGAGCCCCTCCTCGAGACCGGTGATGAACACGACGGGGAACTCGAGTCCCTTCGCGTTATGCAGCGTCATGAGGACGACCGCGTCCGCGTCGGGGTCGAGGGCATCGACGCCGGCCACGAGGGTGGCGCGCTGCAGGAAGTGATCGAGGGGGGTGAGCCCGACCTCGCCACCGTCGTCGATGACCGTCTCGGCCGCGCTGGTCAGCAATTCGCGGACGTTCTCCATGCGCTCCGCCCACTCCGGGCCCTCCGCCCGGAGGTAATCGGCATAGCGGATGGCCTCGATGAGCTCCCGGAGGACCTCGTCGACCGGCGCCTCACGCGCCAGCGCGCGCAGGCGCGAGATGAGGGCCGAGAAGTCGGCGAGCGCGGCGCGCGCCGCGGGGCGCATCCCCCCGATCAGCGAGGCATCGGTGGCGGCCGCGAGGAGGGGGACACGGGCCTGGTACGCCATCTCCGCCAGCGTCTCGACCGAGGTCTCGCCCACGCCGCGCCGGGGGACGGTGATGGCGCGCCGGAATGCCTCGTCGTCGCTGGGATTGGCGACGAGCTTGAGGTACGACATGAGGTCCCGGATCTCGCGCCGATCGTAGAACCGCACGGAGCCGATCAGCCGGTACGGGATGCCGTGGCGACGCAGCGCCTCTTCCATGGCGCGGCTCTGTGCGTTGGTGCGATACAGCACCGCGAAGTGCTTGAGCGGGCGCGCGCGGGCGCTGAAACGGCGCCCCTGGATCTCCTCGATGACGAACTCCGCCTCGTCGCGCTCGTCGAGCGCGGCGACGACCGAGACGGGGTCGCCGGCCGGGCGCGTGCTGCGCAGCGTCTTGCCGCGCCGCTCGGTGTTGGCGGCGATGGCGGCGTTGGCCAGCTCGAGGATCTGGGGAGTGGACCGATAGTTCTCCTCGAGCCGCACCACGTGCGCCGCGGGAAAGTCCTTCTCGAAGTCGAGGATGTTCCGGATGTCGGCGCCTCGCCAGCCGTAGATGGACTGGTCGTCGTCGCCGACGACGGCGACGTTGCCGTGCGCGCCACCCAGCAGCGCCACGAAGCGATACTGCGCGCGGTTGGTATCCTGGTATTCGTCGACGAGGATGTGCCGGAAGCGCGACCGGTATTGCGCGAGCAGCGCTTCGTGCTGCTCGAGCAGCTGCACGGGGAGCACGAGGAGGTCGTCGAACGAGACGGCATTGGCCTGCCGCATCGCGGGCTCGAGCGCGCGGTACACGTCGGCGACCGACTTCGCGTGCGGGTCGAGGGCGAGGCGCGCGTACTCGTCGGGCGAGACGAGGGCATTCTTCGCGTCGGAGATGGACGCGAGGACCGCCTGCGGCGACCGCTCACGGGTGTTGATCTTGAGGCGCTCCATCACGCGCTTGACCACCGCGAGCGTGTCGTCCTCGTCGTAGATGGTGAAGGCGGGGGTCCGACCGAGGAGGTGCGCCTGCGCGCGGACGAGGCGCGCCCCGATCGCGTGGAAGGTCCCGACCCACATCCCGGCGGGCGCGCTGCCCAGGAGGCGCGCGATGCGCTCCCGCATCTCGCCGGCCGCCTTGTTGGTGAAGGTCACGGCGAGGATGTGGCGCGGATCCACGCCGTGATGCTCGATGAGGTGGGCGATGCGCGTCGTGAGGACGCGCGTCTTGCCCGAGCCGGCGCCGGCGAGGACCAGGAGCGGGCCCTCCACCGTGCGCACCGCCTCGCGCTGCGCGGGGTTCAACCCGCCGATCATCTTGTCCGTTGGCTTGTCCGTTGGCACGAGCGACGACGTCATGCAGGCAAGATAATCTGGAAGACCGCCCCCCGGTCGGTCGGGAGGAGCGCGAGCGTGCCGCTGTGCGACTCCTCGATGATGCGCCGCGTGAGGGCGAGCCCCAGCCCCCATCCATGCTGCTTGGTCGAGAAGCCGGGCTCGAAGATCCGCTTGCGGAGCTCGCGCGGGATGCCCGGGCCGTCATCGGCGACCATGAGCTGGATGGCCTCGGGGGTGCGCTTGACGCCGATGCGCACGCGGCCGCCGCTCCCGGCGAGCGCGTCGATCGCGTTCTTGATCAGCGCCTCGAGCACCCACTCGACGAGGACCGGATCACCCTGCGCGATGAGCGGCCCCTCGTGGATGTACGTCTCGATCGAGACCGCGTGCGCCAGCGACGGGACGCGGGCGCGGAAGTAGTCGGCGACCCGCTGCACGATGAGCCCGACGTCTACGGGCTCGCGATTCGGGGGGCGGCCGATGCGCTCGAACCGGTGGGCCACGCGCTCGAGGCGCTCGAGGTCGCCCTGCATGTGCTCGAGGGCGCGCGTCGTCAGCGGGTCGGCGTCGCGATCGCGCAGCAGCTCGATCCAGCCGCTCAGGCTGGAGAGGGGGGTCCCGAGCTGGTGCGCCGATTCGCGCGCCATCCCGGCCCAGACGCGCTCCCGCTCCGCATGGGCGCGCGTGCGGAAGATGTAGAGCGCCGCCAGGAGGACGAGCCCGAGCATGGCGGCCTGGAGGAGCGGGACGACGCGCAGTTCCTTGACGAGCGGGGTGTGCCCGAAGTGCACGGTCCCGACGTTCGGCTCGCTGACCGGCTCGTTCTCGTCGTCGAGTCGGACGATCCATTCCGCGAGACGGGGATCGTCGGGGCGGAAGGTGGAGTCGGGGCCGAGGAACGGGAGGTTGGCCGCGGCGGTGACACGCCCGGCGGGATCGGTGACGATCACCGGGACGCCGGAGCGTCGGATGTGGTCGGAGAGGTTGAAGAGCGCGCCGACCGGGTTGCTCCCGGTGTCCGTGAGGGCCCGGTAGACCTGCGCATACATCCGTCCCTCGCGGGCGGCTTCCTCGCGCAGGCTGGAGACGACGCGCTGGGTGAACAGGACGTACGAGACGAGCAGCAGCGCCACCAGCGCAGCGACGACGACGGTGGCGCGGCGGCGCATGCCTAACGAATCACGTCCGTCCCCAGGTAGGCGCGCAGCGCCTCGGGGACGGCGATGCTCCCATCCGGCTGCTGGTAGTGCTCCAGCAGGCAGGCGATGATGCGCGGGAAGGCGAGCCCCGACCCGTTGAGCGTGTGCACAAACCGCGGCTTCTCGCCCGGGCCCGGGCGATAGCGGATGTTGGCCCGGCGCGCCTGGTAGTCGGTGAAGGTCGAGCACGAGGAGACCTCGAGCCACTTGCCGACGCCGGGGGCCCACGCCTCGAGGTCCCACGTCTTCGCGCTGCTCTGCCCCGTGTCTCCGGCCGCCAGGAGCACCCGGCGGTACGGGAGCCCCAGCCGTTCCAGCAGCGTCTCGGCGTGCCGCGTGAGGCGCTCGTGCTCGTCGGCCGACTGCTCCGGCGTGGTGTAGCGCACCATCTCGACCTTGTCGAACTGATGGAGGCGCAGGAGTCCACGCGTGTCCTTCCCTGCCGCCCCCGCCTCCTTGCGGAAGCATGGCGTGTAGGCGACGAAGCCACGCGGCAGGTCGCCCGCCTCGAGCATCTCGTCACGATAGAGGTTCGTGACCGGGACCTCGGCCGTGGGGACGAGGAAGAGGTCCTCGCCGGCCACGCCATACATGTCGTCCTCGAACTTGGGAAGCTGGCCGGTGCCGACCATCGACGCGCGGTTGACGACGACGGGGACCCAGACCTCCTCGTACCCGTGCTCGCGCACGTGGACGTCGATGAAGAAGTTCATCAGCGCGCGGGTGAGGCGCGCCCCGACGCCGCGCAGGACGACGAAGCCCGAGCCCGACACCTTCGCCCCGCGGACGAGGTCGAGGATCCCGAGGGCCTCGGCCAGCTCCCAGTGCGGCCTGAGCCCTTCACCCGCGCGCGGCTCGCCCCACGACTTCTCGACGCGATTGTGCGCCTCGTCGCCCTCGGGGACCTCGCCGAGCGTGAGGTTGGGGAGCTCGAGCAGGATGCCCTGGAGCTCCCGCTCCGCCACCTGCAACTCCCCTTCGAGCCGGGCGATCTCCTCGCCTAACGCGCGTCCCTGGGCGATGAGGGCGTCGGCGTCCTCACGGGCCTTCTTGCGTCGCGCGACTTCCTGCGAGTTGGCGTTGCGCGCCGCCTTGCGCTCCTCGACCGCCTGGATCATGGCCCGCCGCTCGAGATCGAGGGTGACGCCCCGGTCGATGAGGGGGGCCAGCGCGTCGAGCTTGCCGCGGCGACGCATCGCGCTCCGCACCTCGTCGACCTGGTCGCGGAGAACCCGGAAATCGTGCATGCGCTAGCTCTTGGGAACGCCCGGCGTCAGGGCGCGGAAGCCGCAGTTCGGGTCACGAACCGCGCGGAAGTAGATCTGGCGCCTGGCCGGGGCGACGCTGTCCACGACCAGCTTGGCGTAGAGCTGCGACGCCAGCGAGTACTGGCAGGCGTCGCTCGCCAGCTCGAAGACGACCCCTTCCCCCGTCCCGACGACGAAGGTCGAATCGTACGCATAGCCTCCGGTGGGCGCCTTGGTCATGCTCTCGAACGAGCCCTTCACCAGCTGCATCCCGACGCGCGGGGTGTTCGAGACGAACCCGCTCGTGATGCGCGTGGTGGCGATGCGACGGGCCGGGATCAGGCGGATCCGGCCGTCGGGGGTCAGGTCGAAGGCCACGTCGAACGCGATGCTCGGATCGACCCGGACGACGATCCCGTCGCTCGCGCTGTACGCGACGGGGAAGCTCACGGGCGACGACGTCATGCCGTAGGCCGAGAGGGTGTCATAGACGACCGAGCGGTATGCCTTGAGCCCCAATGTGTCATTGCAGGCCGTGAGTCCGGCGGCCGCGGCGACGGCCACGGCAAACCGGACGAGAGGTCTCCGTATCATGCGTATCGACAACGATTTCGTGATCATCATATCCCGTGGCAAAGACTACCCGTTGCGCCCGCGGACTTCAAGCGAGGTTGCTTGACTTCCCCCCCTCCCCCGTTATGCTTGGCACGACCCTCCCTGGAGCGTGGATGCCCACCATTCGCGAACTCGTCGGCGCCATTGCCCAGCGCGACGGCGTCGAGGGCGTCATCCTGCTGGGGCGAGACGGCCTGCTCATCGACGGCCGCACCGCCCCCGCGCTCGACGCCGAGCACCTGTCGGCGCACGTGCCGGCGCTGATCACCGCCGCCGAGGAACTGGCGATTCCCGCCGGGCGCGGCCCCCTGGTCACGTCGGTCCTGGAGTACGAGCGCGGCCTGGCGATCATCTGTGCCCTTTCCTCGGAGGCGCTCCTGCTGGTCCTGGTACACCCGTCGGCCAATGTCGGCTCGCTCTTGTTCGACCTACGCCGGCACCGCGGCAACATCGCCTCGCTGGTCTAGTGACGGCCGCCCCCCGGCATGTGCTCGTGGCCGATGACGAACCGCACATCGGTCGCATCATCAAGATGAAGCTCGAGCAGGGGCCGTTTCACGTCTCGCTCGCCTTCGATGGCCGGGAGGCGATGGACGCCCTGCATCGCCAGGACGACATCGCCCTCGTCCTCCTCGACGTGATGATGCCGCACCTGTCCGGCCTCGACGTCCTCCAGTTCATGCGCGCCAGCGATCGCTGGCGCGACACCCCCTGCATCGTCCTCACGGCCGCCGGGCAGGAGGCGCAGCACACCCGCGCCATGGCGCTGGGCGCGACCGACTTCATGACCAAGCCGTTCAGTCCCAAGAAGCTCTACCAGCGCAGCGCGGAGCTGGTGGGCGTCGACCCCGCCACGCGACGGGAGACCGACGCATGAGTCGTTGGGTGGTGATCCTCGCCGGGGGAGTGGGATCGCGCTTCTGGCCGCTCAGCACGCCGTCCCGCCCCAAGCAGCTGCTGCCGCTCATCGACCACCAGCCGCTGCTGCGCAATACCATCGACCGCCTCCTGCCGCTGGCCGAGCCGTCACGCATCCTCGTCCTGACGAACGCCGCGCTGGTCGCGCCGATCCATGCCCTGGCACCCGAGCTCCCGCTCGAGAACCTGATTGCCGAGCCGAGGCCGGCGGGGACGGCGGCGGCGCTGGCGTGGGCCGCGTCGGAGATCGCCCGGCGCGACGGTGACGCCGCCGTCATGCTGTCGGTGCACGCCGACTGGGCCATTGGCGACCCGGCGGGATTCCGGGAGGCGCTGCAACGGGCCGCTTCGCTCGCCGACGCGCAGCACGCGCTGGTCACGGTCGGGGTGGTGCCGTCGCGCCCCGATCCGGGATTCGGCTACAT
It encodes:
- a CDS encoding aspartyl/glutamyl-tRNA amidotransferase subunit B — encoded protein: MAASWHPRYELVVGLEVHVQLKTRSKIFCPCSTEFGAPPNANTCPVCLALPGALPVLNAHAVQLAVRAALALDCTVHRASVFARKNYFYPDLPKGYQISQFDQPLATGGRLVIGTADDGAPRVVGITRAHMEEDAGKSVHDRFPSATAIDLNRAGTPLVEIVSEPDIRTPAEAREYCVRLKEVLEYTEVSDANMEEGSLRVDANVSIRPHGSATLGTKTEIKNMNSFAGVERAIAVEFERQCALLEAGERVVQQTLLWDADRHEVRPARSKEGSHDYRYFPDPDLPPLLLAEHWIEAQRRALPELPAARRTRLQAAYALSPYDAGVLTATRALADFYEAVAQAHGDGKAAANWVMGEVLAYLNNAGIPIAALRVAPAELAALLGLVREGAVSNSAAKKVFAIMVRDGGAPRALAEREGLMQVSDDAALAAWVDEVWAAHPDEVRRLAAGEKKLLGVLVGAVMKRSGGRADPRKVNQLLAARLSATTP
- a CDS encoding aspartyl/glutamyl-tRNA amidotransferase subunit A; its protein translation is MSAELLRLTAAALRDRVAAGDAAALHATDASFDRGATVGAGRDALNIVLWHDHEWARACAEAVDAAVARGTGVGALAGVPVAIKDNLATEHLATTCGSRILEGYVSPYEATAVRRLRDAGAIVVGKTNMDEFAMGSSTEHSAYGPTRNPVAPDRVPGGSSGGSAAAVAAGLVPIALGSETGGSVRQPAAFCGITGIKPTYGRVSRYGLVAFASSLDHVGVFGRTVDDAALALQAIAGPDPRDATSLDVPVPDYRAAAAASMRGVVIGRPREYFPDTLDPRVRAVCDAACDALRDAGAEIRDVSLPHTELAIPAYYIVAPAEASSNLARFDGVRYGLRLTGDGLHAMYEATRSRGFGAEVTRRILLGTYVLSAGYYDAYYRKAMEVRRLIARDFTRVFASGVHALLTPTTPTPAFPLGAVSDPYEMYMSDIFTVTANLAGVPAMSVPAGRVEGLPVGAQVIAPPFGEAAMLAVAYALERALGVGGTR
- a CDS encoding serine--tRNA ligase, which encodes MHDFRVLRDQVDEVRSAMRRRGKLDALAPLIDRGVTLDLERRAMIQAVEERKAARNANSQEVARRKKAREDADALIAQGRALGEEIARLEGELQVAERELQGILLELPNLTLGEVPEGDEAHNRVEKSWGEPRAGEGLRPHWELAEALGILDLVRGAKVSGSGFVVLRGVGARLTRALMNFFIDVHVREHGYEEVWVPVVVNRASMVGTGQLPKFEDDMYGVAGEDLFLVPTAEVPVTNLYRDEMLEAGDLPRGFVAYTPCFRKEAGAAGKDTRGLLRLHQFDKVEMVRYTTPEQSADEHERLTRHAETLLERLGLPYRRVLLAAGDTGQSSAKTWDLEAWAPGVGKWLEVSSCSTFTDYQARRANIRYRPGPGEKPRFVHTLNGSGLAFPRIIACLLEHYQQPDGSIAVPEALRAYLGTDVIR